AGCTAGCGAAGCGAGCTTTAGGTTTGATTGCCACACATGGCGTTTGAACCAAAGCCAATGCGCGTATTTTTACGATCGAAATGAACGTAGTAATTTTCCATAGTGACTTGGCCTAAAATATTGAGGCCGACGCCAGCGTTGGACCCAAATCCGAAGAAGCATTGACCGTTGTCTAACTTTTTAAAGTAAGTGCTCGGCTTTATGCTTAAAGTAGTGGAAGGATTCCCTATGGCAATGTCGACATCAGGTAGGTTCGCTAAAGCGCTGTTTTCAGGACAACTGATATTCTTGCCTGTGCCGGTTGGTTTTGAATTATTCTTGCAATCAATCCCGGTTATTCCTGCACCGCCTTTAGATTCAATTTGTGCGACAATTGCACACAAAACTGCGTTTGGGACAAGATTCAGTGTTGTCCCGCTGTCAACGATTGTGGCCATTGTGGAATCGAACGAGCCCATGCTGTTGCCGTTGATGCTGACGGTTGGCGTATTAATCACATAGTAGCTCGGGTCGATTGTGGGTGTATACACAAAGGTGCCCTGAAATGCGCTGCTGGTGCCGCCGAAATTTATCTTGCTGTTGGCGTTATTTACGCCGCATAGCAGCATCGCAAATTCATCTAATATCGGCGTGCTTGTCTTCGCTGTTTGATTTACCAGTTGGCCAAAGAAAGCATGTTCTGGTGGATAACCCGCAGGGTAGAGTTCCTTTCCTCGGTAGGCTAGCCCCAGAATGTTTTCGTTTTGGGCAGAGCCTGGTTGGATATACCCATACAGCACCGGCTTAATGGCAGTTTGATTCAAGCAATTTAGGCCTACAGTTCCATGATACCCGTCAATGGTGTTATTACCGCCGGCACCATACATTATGCTGTATGTGCCGATAGATTGTCCGGAAGGGGTAAAATTCTGACCACTCGCTAGGTCTAAGTTGGAGCTTCCTGTATCGGCAATGGCAATTACTGGCGTGCCATTAACCTCCAGCGAGACATGGTATTCAGAGCCGCGGGTTTGCAATGGGCCTTTAAAGATTTTGTTTGTTTGATGAGCTAGAGGCACGCCTTCAGTATCGCAGACAGGTTGCTCTGCAGATTTGCAGGCCGTGAGTGCCAAGATAATAAGCAGAATGGGTAAGCAGTTCATGCTGCCTACCATAGCGTTAAGGGTTTTTTGAAAGCAACAAAGCTTCAAGCGTTAGTTGGGCATTGGCGTGTCTTTTCAAATTTTCTTGAGCTTTAAATAGCGCTTCTTTGAATTCTGCAGAGGCGTCTTGACTCCAGGCAGTAAAGAGTGAGTTCAAGTCCGCTTTGTCTTTGATTAAGCGGTCGATGAGCTCAATCCGGCCAAATAAACTTGTTGGAATTTCTGGCGCTTCAAGTTTATTGGCTGGGGAGCCGCCGAAAAAGATGCGTTGGCAGCGAGAAACCAGCGTTGGAAGCAACGAGCGGGTGTCGGGGGCTAGCAAAATAAAGAATTGGCCTGATCTGGGCTCTTCAAGCGTTTTTAATAAGGCGTTGCTGGCCTGCTTGTTGAGTAGGTGTGCCTTGGGGATAATCCAAGATGGATTACCTGATGCGCTGATTAAATCGCGTATTTGATCAACTTTGATTTCGGACTTTTGTTCGTTTTCAGGTTCTAAAAATCTGAGGCGCGGTGAGCGCTTTTCTAAAACGTGTTTGCAGCTGGTGCATTCACCGCACCCATATGGGATGGCTTTATTTTCGCATAACAGCCCTGCGCCGAGCTGCAAGGCTGTCTGCTCTTTGAGATCTTCGTTCTCGCCCAAAAATAATAGAGCGGTTCCGAGGCGATTTTTGTGAATCGCATTCGTGAAACGTGCCTTTAATTCAAACATAGGTGACATAGTTGCATAAATACACTAAGAGACTAGAGGGACAATACGCAATTATGCAATCTTTGTCCCCTTTTTTTGAAGCGGCAAGTGCCTGAAAATATTTCGATTTTATATTATTGAAGAAATAATCGAGTTATTAAACAAATTAGTCTAGAGGACTCGACGTCTTCTGCCGCCTTAAGAGAAGATAGTATTAGATAAAGGGTTTCCCAAATGCAAACCCGTTACAGGAGGACTTGAAAATGGCTGAGAAAGTCGTGCGCGCAGGAATTGAGCGCAAAAAAGGATGGCTTTACTATCTTGATAAAAATCTGAACGTCTATCGTGCGAAAATGGTTCGCGGTGGCGAAAAGAAGAAAAGAGGTGAGCATCCTGAATTGGTCTTGAAGACCGACATGAAGAGAGACCAAAACTTCTTATATTACGTAGATAAGGCCGGTGATATCGCTCGCGTTAAAGCAAGCCGCGGGGGTACTGCTCGAAAAGGCAAGAAACGTCGTAGAACAGCTGAACAAAGGAAGGCCATGTTAGCAAAGAAATTAGCCGCTAAGAAAAAGAAAGTTGACGCCAAGAAGAAAAAAGTTGCAGCACAAGCTAAGAAGAAAGCCGCAGCTCAAGCTAAGAAAAAAACCTTAATGCTTAAGAAAAAAGCAATGGCTGACAAGAAAAAAGCCGCTGCAGTGAAAGCAAAGGCCAAAAAAGCTAAAAAACCAGCTGCTAAGAAGAAATCAGCTGCCAAAAAGCCAGCTGCTAAAAAAGCAGTCGCTAAGAAAAAACCAGCTGCCAAGAAAAAGCCAGCAGCTAAGAAAAAAGTAGCTGCCAAGAAAAAGCCAGCTGCTAAGAAAAAACCAGCTGCTAAAAAGCCAGCTGCTAAAAAACATAAAGCAGTAAAAAGCTCAGGCAGCAAAAAATCAGCTTCTAAAAGAGCTGCTTAGTTCCTGAGACGAAAATCTTGAAAAAGCACGGGCTAATCCCGTGCTTTTTTATTATGCTAGAAGCAATCATGGAATTTTATGTTTTCCTACTCATTTTTATAACCGGTGCCTGCGTTGGCAGCTTTCTAAACGTGGTTATCCTGCGTTTGCAGAGCAATGAACACCGATTCTTAACCCAGCGATCCTATTGTTATCACTGCCGGAGGACGCTTTGGATTCGTGATTTAATACCCATTGTCTCTTGGTTCTTTTTGCGTGGCAGATGCCGATTTTGCCGAACGCGCGTGTCTTTTCGGTATCCGGCGGTTGAGTTTTGCGTGGGTCTTTTTGCCCTGATATGCGCTCTATTTGCGGGAAACTTGGTGCAGGCATGCGACGTGTTTATATTTTGCACGGTTTTGCTTGCCATTGGTTTGATTGACTTGGATTCATGGATGATTCCGTTGCAATTGCCTGCGATCATGACCGTAGCTGGCTTGTTTCTGGGCTATTTTCAAAGCGGATACCTGTTTGGAGATCGTTTAATTGGGATGGCTGCCGGTTTAACGTTCTTTTCTGTGTTTTTGTTAACATCAACTTGGATTTTAAGAGCGTTAAAGCGCTTGAAAGCCGATGAGTACGCCATGGGATGGGGCGATCCAATTTTAATTGGCGCGATTGGGGCAGGGCTTGGATGGCGGCCGCTGCCGATTATGATCCTGCTGGCAAGCTTGCAGGGCATCTTAATGTATAGCCTGTTTACCTGGACACGTAAGCCTTTACCTGAGGACGACTGGGTGCCGCCTCAAAAATCTATGCCTTTTGGGCCATTTTTAGCGCTGTCTGCGATTGAAATCAGCATGTGGAATTTGATATATTATTAAGTAGATGAAATTTGTTATTCTTATTCTGTTAAATTTTGCTGCGATTGGCTGCTTTTTAATGTTTGCCAGTCATGAGAATAAGAAGCTCCTTGATGGCTTGGAAGTATTGGGCAAGCGAGTCGAGGCGGATGGCCCCGTTTGGTTACAGGCGGAGAATCTGAGCCAGCTGAAAAACAAGCTCGAAGATAAAATTGCCAGTGTCACGTCGCTCGACAGTCAAAAAATAAAAAAATATAATAAGCTGGCTGCGTTTTTAAGCAATTTGCCAAAGCAGATTTCTCTGGAAAGTTTTTCTTTAGAAGGAAATACGCTCAAAATTAGCGGCAGGTCCGAATCCAGCGCGGAGCTCGAAAGCTTTTTGGCCAGGGCAGGACTGAAATTGGTCGATTTGAAAAAAACGGCCTTTGAGGCGGTTGGTAACTTATGAAAACGCTCCTCATCAGTTTTGCCGTTTTTTTATGGGTAGTCCTAAGTTGGGGTGGTGCGCATTTTTTGTGGCTGCAAGATGAAATTGTCTATCGCCAAATGCTACTCAGAAAAATTTCGGACTTGAGCTGCCTTCAAAATAAAGTGGACCAAATATCGAAGCAGCAATATTTCGAAAAATATACTGAAGTTTTGGAGCAGTTGCAGTGGAAGCTGGATAGGAAAATTCCTGAGACCGATCAAGTTGCTGGGGTTTGGACGAGCGTGGCTCGTGCAGCGAAAGAAGCCAAAATTGCTTTAGTCAGTTTTGAGGTCCTGTCTACGACCAAAACCAATAATGTCTTTCAAAAGCGCTTACTAATTAAAACCAGCGGTAAGTTCCCTGGGGTGTTTGCCTTACTCGCCAGACTATCCGGCGGTGGGCGAATCATGAAACTGGAAAGCTTGGTTTATTCAGATGATGAAGCCGAGATGGTTATGAGCGTCTATTATGGGGATTGGACCAGCGTCGCCAGAGCAGAAATGCCGAGGGTCTACGATTGTGACAATGATCTTTTGGACCTTGGCACGGCTCCGACAATTCCTCTTGAGCAGCCTCTCAGCGTGATAAGGCTAAGACGTAATCCATTTATCGACACCCATGTGTTGAAATCAGAAGGTCTTCACTTGGTCGGTGTTGTAAATGAAGGCGATGAATGGACGGCCATCCTCGAGGATGCCATGGGAGCCTCCAAAATCGTTTCGGTGGGAGATTCGGCGCCCGGCGGTTTTACCGTCAGTTCGATTCAAGAAAGCCATCTGATTCTGACTAAGAATGGCGCCAACACGATGTTGACCTGGAGCGAATAATGAAAATAACGTTATTTTTTATTTTGTTTGGCGGTCAGCTTTTTGCACAATCCATTGAACTGAATGATGCGCAGCTAAGCAGTCCATCTGACGATCATATTGCTTTCATTGAATTTAGAAACGCCAAGGCTGAAAGTGTTTTGGAGCTAATCCGTCTCAAAGGTAAGTTGCAAACAACTCATAAAATATCCGTCGGTAAGTTGATTAATTTACGATTGGTAGACACCACATGGCCTGAAATATTACAAGCCGTAATTAGTGAGACTGGCACTCCGGATAGCACGCCAGCTCTTGAAATATCCGGGGATTAGCGTTAAAGCCTGGTCCCTATGTACAGCACATCCGATTTTCGCAGGGGCCTTCGCATTCTTTTTCAAAACGACCCCTATCAAATTGTCGAGTTTGAACACCATAAGCCCGGCAAAGGTGCTGCGATTGTACGAACACGACTCAGAAATTTGCTGACTGGATTGACCATTGACCCTACTTTCCGCTCCGGTGATAAAGTTGGTGTGCCTGATTTGAATGACCGCGAAGTTCAATTCCTGTACAACACCGATGGTATTTTCCATTTTATGGATCCGGTATCGTTTGAGCAGTTTGAAGTTCCACAGAAGATTTTGGGCGAAAGTGCTGAGTTTTTAATTGAAGGCCTTGCTGTATCTTTGTTGTTTTATATGGGTAGGCCCGTCAACATTGAATTGCCTAAGAGCGTTGTGCTCGATGTTGTTGAGTGCGCGCCTGCGGTGCGCGGAGACACTGTGAGTGGTGCGACCAAACCGGCTAAATTCCACACAGGCTATTCCTGCCAAGTGCCTTTGTTTGTGAACGAAGGTGACAAAGTTAAGATTGATACCCGTACTGGTGACTACTTAGAGCGCGCTTAATTATAGGTCGATGATAACGACCTGATGCTCCGGCGTTTCTTCAGGTTGTTTTTTAGGCTCCTTTGGCGCTATCTCTCCGGGTGGGGGCAAGATAATCCCTTCGGGCTGATCTTCGTCTCGCTTTTGGCGATCGTTTTCTTCTTCAATAACCCAAGGATCTGGTACTGTGGTGCCAACTTTCATGAATTTAGAATATCAGGCTTTTCAGTTTGCGAAATCGAAACATCCATCCAATTTGGTGGCGGATATCAGACAATTGTGGAAAGCCCTGACCGTTGATAGGTCGGAGTCTTTGTCTGACTATTTCAGAAAGCCAGGTCTTCGAAGAGCCTACTTGGGCTATTACATGCCATTGTACGCGGTGAAAATCGCTCGATTGCTGGATAGTTTGAACTTGCCGTTTAAAGCGCCGAGGGTTCTGGATTTGGGTGCAGGACCGTTATCAGCCACTTTGGGCGCTTATCTATCATTTGGCGAGCTGGGCAAAGTGATGGCAGTCGACCAAGATTTAGGTCCGATGCGGTCGGGCCTGGAATTTTTTGAAGGCGTTTTGGGCGATAAAAAAATGCCCGATATTAAGTTAGTGCGCTCCAATTTAAAGGGCCCGCCGCAGTATTGGAAGCCAGATTTTGAAGCTGATTTAATTTTGATGGCTCATGTGCTCAACGAGTTTGGTGAAGGTGAGCGGCATATTGAGGAAAAGCAGCAATTAATTGTGCATGCAGTTAATAGGCTGGCCCCTAATGGGGTGTTGTTAATTATTGAGCCGGCTTCGCGTTTGGCCAGTCGAGACATCATGTGGATTCGTAACTGGCTTTATGAAAGTGGTCAGGTTGAAATTTTAGCGCCTTGCCCGCCTAAAGTACCTTTTTGTCCGTTGCTAGCATCTAGAAGTAATTGGTGCCATGCGGAAATACCGCATATCAGGCCACAAGAATTGTTTGAGATTGATCGGAAGATTGGTTTCGACCGTGAGTTTCTTAAATGCAGCTATTTGGCCATCGCCAGGCGTGACTCTGGGTATAAGTCTAAAACAGATTGCCGCATTGTTAGCGGCCTCATGAACGCGGATGGGGTTTTGAGGCGTTATGCTTGTACGCCGAATGGATTGCTAACGCTCTCGCAGCATCAGCAAGACCCGATTCAGATCTTATCCAAGATGATTCGTGGGGATGCCACAGACCCAAAAAGGTGGCCGAGAAATGTGATTAAGGTTACGAAAGAATAGTCACCTACATCGTCATTGCGAGGAGCGTAGCGACGCGGCAATCCATTTTAAAGCTAGATTGCCGCGTCGCTACGCTCCTCGCAATGACGGGGTGGTTGCTTGGTAGAGCGCCTTGGCTTTAGCTAAATCAACGGTTTTACCTTCGCTTAAATCCAGAAAATATTGGCATTGCCACTTCTGGGTCTGCTTTGCTTGATGCGAGGTTGCGTCTTCCCATGGCCCATATACTCGGATGGCGCGCTTTCCTTCTTTATCGTTTTCGGTAACGATATTTTTGCTCACCAGCACAGATTTCGGGAAAACAAACTGGCCAGCATGGCGCCCCTTGCGGCTCCAAATGACAAACAGGTCGATATCGTCCGATGCGTCAAAGGGCTGGATGGGGCCGTTATTTTCCCGTTTCCAAAGGGTAACAAATTGGCCAATCTTGGTAGGCGTTGATTTCGCAATTCTAAATAATATTTTGCAAGTATTCAGAGTGAAAAGCCAGGCGCCGTAATCTTCGCTTTCGGCCTCTGGTCTGATGTCCAAAATGCGTAAATCCAATGGCTCGAAAACCTTGTTTTGGCTGATTAGGATTTCATTTGGCACGTTCTCACTCATTACAATTAGTATGCTTTTTTGATTAAAGCTTGTCAAAATACCCAAAGAATCTTAGATTTTTTTACAAGATGGCAGAACAAGGCGAAGAAAAAACCGAGGAGCCGACCCCGCAGAAGCTTCGTAAAGCTCGGGAAAAAGGCCAAATTGCCAAAAGCCAAGACCTCACTTCTGCCTTGATATTTGTTGGCTGTTTGGGCGCGTTAGGTGGCTTTACCACCTGGATGGTCCAAAAAATGAACGCTTTGCTCATGTTAAGCATGGGCTCACTTCATAGCCAGCAGTTAGACCATGCGGTGGTCGCGGTGCTCAGGGAAGGGGCTTGGACCTGGCTTTTGGTCTCAGTACCTGTTGTGGGCACAGCTTTTGTTTTTGCTTTGATTGGCAATTACGCCCAGGTCGGATTTTTACTAACTTTGGAGCCTTTGAAGCCTCAGCTGAATAAAATTAACCCGATTTCAGGGGTAAAGCAGCTCTTTAGTGTCAAGAGACTGGTAGAAGTCTTAAAGCAATTGGTCAAATTTATCATGGTATCGACCGTGGTTTATTTTGTCTTGCGTGATGCCGTCTATGATTTGGTGAATATGCAGCAGCTGGAGCTATGGGAAGCGCTGCCTATTATTTATGATATTTTAAAAGATATTTGCCTTAAAGTTGCGGTGCTATTTTTGGTTATCGCCATCGCTGACTTTTTTTGGCAGCGCTATAGTTTCAACAAAAGCATGCGCATGACCAAGTACGAAATCAAGCAGGAGTACAAGGAGGCTGAGGGCGATCCCCAGATGAAATCCGAGCGTAAGCATCTCGCTCAAGAAATGATCATGCATGGCAGTCAACAAGCGGTCAAAAAAGCAGACGCCGTCATTACCAATCCCACTCACTACGCAGTGGCCATCAAATACGATGCCGAAAAAAGCTCCGCCCCGATTATTATTGCCAAAGGCATGAATAAGAACGCAGAAGTGATAAAATCAATCGCAAAGCAATATAACGTTCCCATTTTGAGAAACGTTCCGTTGGCTCAGGCGCTTCATAAACTGGAACTAGACGAAGAAGTTCCGGAAGAACTTTACGAAGCAGTGGCAGAGGTGCTTAACTTTGTTTACGAATTAAGGAGGAAAAATGGCAGATAGGATACAAAACAATCTGGCAACGAACGTTTCTAGGCTCCCTCAGCAGGATGAGTCCCTACGACCGGCTGATTTGGATGTCCTGAAATCGCAGATTACCAACGCGCTTCCTGCTGCCATTGCCCCTCAGCCTGCAGCAGAACAATGGCAAATGATTGGGCTTAGCAAATCGCCCGACGCTTTGAGGCTGGCAGGCCTGGGTGAATGGCATTCCAGCGCTCAAACAGCCGCACATGTGCGCAATGTGTTGAGTCGCGTAGATGCCAAAATTACTCAAGGGGCAGCGCTTCAGCCTTTTGTGGAACGAGAAGGCGCCATGGCCAAGGTCTTGAAGCAGTACCAAAGCTATGTCGAGCAAATCTCGCGGGAGCGCACGTGGAAAAACTGAAAACTTTGAAAGCCATTAAGGGCTATACCGATCCCGAGCTCAAATCTATCGCTCAAATCGCCTATTTCATGATGATGCAAGGCAAGATGGATGATGCGCAAACTTTGTTCGAAGGGTTGGTGGCCATCGACCCGACTGATGAGTATTACTACCGAGCGCTGGGCGTATTGGCGCAAAAGCGAGAGGATAGCCACTTAGCTTTAAGACATTTTGGCTTTGCGATTCAACTGGCCCCGCAGCAACCTCATGGTTATGTGAATCGGGCAGAGGTTTATATTTACTTGGATCGCAAACATGATGCTGAAACCGATTTGCAAGAAGCGCTGGGAAGAATGAGCCGGCAAGACCAAATGCTGTCACAAAAGGCCTGGGCGCTCTATCGAAGCTTAAAGACCGCTTAGGATTTCGAAGCTTTTATCTTTGGGCCTTAAGACCAGACGGTTGACATCGTTCACCGCAGTCCATTGCTCGCCGGCAGGCATGGCAATAAGGCTGTGTTGGTTATAGAAGTAAAACACGTTCACATTGCCATCTTTCTTAAAGATATTTTGCACATGCATTCGGATGGTGACTTCTTTCACGTGTGCATAAGTCTTTTCGAGCTTTTCTTGCAGTTGCGCGTAGTTGTAATCGTCGTTTGGATCAGCGGTGCCGTTGGATTCAGAATAATCAGGCGAAACCAAGTTCATGATGTCAGGCACTGAGCGAGACACGATGGCGTTTCGATATTCTTCCATAAAGGCAATAACAGCGCGATTTGAACGGTTGTCTTTGACACTGGTGTTTGCAATAAGTTTTGGCTTACATGCTGCGACGACGAGAATTAAACCAAGCACGAGGATCTGCGAGATCGTTTTAGTTGACATGGACGAGTCTCCTTGTCTATTTAGTAGCGGAAGGGGTTCAGATGAGCAACCGGGTTTCTTGTATTTTATTTCTCCCCTTGGTCCTTTTGCTCAGCTGCCAGACCAAAGAGCATTGGATTCCAGAAGGGGCCGCCGTGCCAGACACGGTGACCATCGGCATTTCTCAAGAGCCGGATTCGCTCTTTGGTCCGTTCAAAGAAATGATGGTTTCCGAAGAGGTATCTCGCATTGGGCTATACACTTTAACGGCTTTTGACGAGCAATGGCGTCTGATACCTTGGGCTGCCAAAGAGATACCGACCATTAAAAATGGCAAGTTGGAGCTATTTACTGAGAATGGTCAGCGTAAAATGCGCACGACTTGGGAAATCAGAGACGACTTTTTTTGGCCGGACGGCAAGCCCTTAACGGCCGACGATTTTATTCTGGAATATCAAATTGAAAAAGATCCCACCCAGGAAATTATTGACCGGACCAAAATCGAAAAAATTGAGAGCATGCAAAGTAAAGGCGCTAATAAAAAGACGCTGGTGGTGACCTGGAAAGAACCTTACGCCTATTACCATAATTATAGAAACCACGATGCCTTGCCCGCGCACATCGTTGGGCCGCTTTACAAAGCCGCCCCTGAAAGACTCAAAAAAAGCGATTTCGGGCAGGCACCCCTCTTGGCCGGGGCTTTCACCATAAAGGAATGGTCGCCAGGCGAATTCATTCGCGCGGAAATAAACCCGTTCGCGCAAGGCTCGCGCAAGCCTAAGGTAAAAGAAGTTGTCTTCAAGGTGATACCGCAGACCAACACGCTCGAATCCAACCTGGTCGCTGGCGATATCGATGCGATTTCAACCGTTGGTCTCGATCTCGACCAGGCGCTTAATTTTCAAAAGCGATACGGCGATAAGTTTAACTTTTTTTTCACGCCGGGCCTTGTGTGGGAGCATATTGATTTCAATCTGGATAACCCAATCTTAAAAGATAAGCGCGTGCGTCAGGCGCTGGCTTATGGCGCTGATAGGGAAGGGATTTCGAAACTTCTATTTAAAGGCAAACAGGCTGTTGCGCACGGAACTGAGCCTGAAAAGTCGCCGTATTTCAATGCCAATGTGCGGCAGTATGGCTATGACCCTGCGAAAGCGCAGCAATTGCTGGAGGAAGCGGGTTGGCTAAGAAAAACGCCTAATGGCATCAGAGAAAAAAACGGGGAGCCACTCAAGCTCATCCTTATGACGACCTCCGGCAACAAGTCTCGCGAGCGAGTAGAGCAGCTTTTACAAGCTGAGTGGTACAAAATCGGTGTTAATATCGAAATTCGAAATCAGCCAGCGAAAACGTTCTTTTCAGAGACGCTGCACAAACGCAAATTTAAGCATATGGCGTTGTACTCTTGGTATAAAGATCCGGTGGCACTGTCTGACACCATTTGGCGTTGTGACAATATCCCCAAGGCATCTAATAATTACATGGGTCAAAATATGAGCGGATTTTGCGATCCTAAAGCAGATGCTTTTCTGAAAGCGGCATCTTTAGAACTGGACGATGCGAAACGGGTGAAGATCGCGCATGATTTTGAAGCATTGTTCGCCGAAGAGTTGCCTGCGCTGCCACTATATTTCCGAGTTGAGGTGAGTGTGACCAAAAAGG
This sequence is a window from Myxococcota bacterium. Protein-coding genes within it:
- a CDS encoding pepsin-like aspartyl protease yields the protein MNCLPILLIILALTACKSAEQPVCDTEGVPLAHQTNKIFKGPLQTRGSEYHVSLEVNGTPVIAIADTGSSNLDLASGQNFTPSGQSIGTYSIMYGAGGNNTIDGYHGTVGLNCLNQTAIKPVLYGYIQPGSAQNENILGLAYRGKELYPAGYPPEHAFFGQLVNQTAKTSTPILDEFAMLLCGVNNANSKINFGGTSSAFQGTFVYTPTIDPSYYVINTPTVSINGNSMGSFDSTMATIVDSGTTLNLVPNAVLCAIVAQIESKGGAGITGIDCKNNSKPTGTGKNISCPENSALANLPDVDIAIGNPSTTLSIKPSTYFKKLDNGQCFFGFGSNAGVGLNILGQVTMENYYVHFDRKNTRIGFGSNAMCGNQT
- a CDS encoding prepilin peptidase, which codes for MLEAIMEFYVFLLIFITGACVGSFLNVVILRLQSNEHRFLTQRSYCYHCRRTLWIRDLIPIVSWFFLRGRCRFCRTRVSFRYPAVEFCVGLFALICALFAGNLVQACDVFIFCTVLLAIGLIDLDSWMIPLQLPAIMTVAGLFLGYFQSGYLFGDRLIGMAAGLTFFSVFLLTSTWILRALKRLKADEYAMGWGDPILIGAIGAGLGWRPLPIMILLASLQGILMYSLFTWTRKPLPEDDWVPPQKSMPFGPFLALSAIEISMWNLIYY
- a CDS encoding PilN domain-containing protein, coding for MKFVILILLNFAAIGCFLMFASHENKKLLDGLEVLGKRVEADGPVWLQAENLSQLKNKLEDKIASVTSLDSQKIKKYNKLAAFLSNLPKQISLESFSLEGNTLKISGRSESSAELESFLARAGLKLVDLKKTAFEAVGNL
- the pilO gene encoding type 4a pilus biogenesis protein PilO, whose translation is MKTLLISFAVFLWVVLSWGGAHFLWLQDEIVYRQMLLRKISDLSCLQNKVDQISKQQYFEKYTEVLEQLQWKLDRKIPETDQVAGVWTSVARAAKEAKIALVSFEVLSTTKTNNVFQKRLLIKTSGKFPGVFALLARLSGGGRIMKLESLVYSDDEAEMVMSVYYGDWTSVARAEMPRVYDCDNDLLDLGTAPTIPLEQPLSVIRLRRNPFIDTHVLKSEGLHLVGVVNEGDEWTAILEDAMGASKIVSVGDSAPGGFTVSSIQESHLILTKNGANTMLTWSE
- the efp gene encoding elongation factor P: MYSTSDFRRGLRILFQNDPYQIVEFEHHKPGKGAAIVRTRLRNLLTGLTIDPTFRSGDKVGVPDLNDREVQFLYNTDGIFHFMDPVSFEQFEVPQKILGESAEFLIEGLAVSLLFYMGRPVNIELPKSVVLDVVECAPAVRGDTVSGATKPAKFHTGYSCQVPLFVNEGDKVKIDTRTGDYLERA
- a CDS encoding small ribosomal subunit Rsm22 family protein yields the protein MNLEYQAFQFAKSKHPSNLVADIRQLWKALTVDRSESLSDYFRKPGLRRAYLGYYMPLYAVKIARLLDSLNLPFKAPRVLDLGAGPLSATLGAYLSFGELGKVMAVDQDLGPMRSGLEFFEGVLGDKKMPDIKLVRSNLKGPPQYWKPDFEADLILMAHVLNEFGEGERHIEEKQQLIVHAVNRLAPNGVLLIIEPASRLASRDIMWIRNWLYESGQVEILAPCPPKVPFCPLLASRSNWCHAEIPHIRPQELFEIDRKIGFDREFLKCSYLAIARRDSGYKSKTDCRIVSGLMNADGVLRRYACTPNGLLTLSQHQQDPIQILSKMIRGDATDPKRWPRNVIKVTKE
- a CDS encoding MepB family protein — encoded protein: MSENVPNEILISQNKVFEPLDLRILDIRPEAESEDYGAWLFTLNTCKILFRIAKSTPTKIGQFVTLWKRENNGPIQPFDASDDIDLFVIWSRKGRHAGQFVFPKSVLVSKNIVTENDKEGKRAIRVYGPWEDATSHQAKQTQKWQCQYFLDLSEGKTVDLAKAKALYQATTPSLRGA
- the sctU gene encoding type III secretion system export apparatus subunit SctU; the encoded protein is MAEQGEEKTEEPTPQKLRKAREKGQIAKSQDLTSALIFVGCLGALGGFTTWMVQKMNALLMLSMGSLHSQQLDHAVVAVLREGAWTWLLVSVPVVGTAFVFALIGNYAQVGFLLTLEPLKPQLNKINPISGVKQLFSVKRLVEVLKQLVKFIMVSTVVYFVLRDAVYDLVNMQQLELWEALPIIYDILKDICLKVAVLFLVIAIADFFWQRYSFNKSMRMTKYEIKQEYKEAEGDPQMKSERKHLAQEMIMHGSQQAVKKADAVITNPTHYAVAIKYDAEKSSAPIIIAKGMNKNAEVIKSIAKQYNVPILRNVPLAQALHKLELDEEVPEELYEAVAEVLNFVYELRRKNGR
- a CDS encoding CesD/SycD/LcrH family type III secretion system chaperone, with product MEKLKTLKAIKGYTDPELKSIAQIAYFMMMQGKMDDAQTLFEGLVAIDPTDEYYYRALGVLAQKREDSHLALRHFGFAIQLAPQQPHGYVNRAEVYIYLDRKHDAETDLQEALGRMSRQDQMLSQKAWALYRSLKTA
- a CDS encoding peptide ABC transporter substrate-binding protein gives rise to the protein MSNRVSCILFLPLVLLLSCQTKEHWIPEGAAVPDTVTIGISQEPDSLFGPFKEMMVSEEVSRIGLYTLTAFDEQWRLIPWAAKEIPTIKNGKLELFTENGQRKMRTTWEIRDDFFWPDGKPLTADDFILEYQIEKDPTQEIIDRTKIEKIESMQSKGANKKTLVVTWKEPYAYYHNYRNHDALPAHIVGPLYKAAPERLKKSDFGQAPLLAGAFTIKEWSPGEFIRAEINPFAQGSRKPKVKEVVFKVIPQTNTLESNLVAGDIDAISTVGLDLDQALNFQKRYGDKFNFFFTPGLVWEHIDFNLDNPILKDKRVRQALAYGADREGISKLLFKGKQAVAHGTEPEKSPYFNANVRQYGYDPAKAQQLLEEAGWLRKTPNGIREKNGEPLKLILMTTSGNKSRERVEQLLQAEWYKIGVNIEIRNQPAKTFFSETLHKRKFKHMALYSWYKDPVALSDTIWRCDNIPKASNNYMGQNMSGFCDPKADAFLKAASLELDDAKRVKIAHDFEALFAEELPALPLYFRVEVSVTKKGLKNWKPTGILQPVTWNAKDWSWSL